One genomic segment of Pagrus major chromosome 13, Pma_NU_1.0 includes these proteins:
- the mlxipl gene encoding carbohydrate-responsive element-binding protein isoform X3: MAGKDRVCSAGRSELHDSSDSDSEAEGEPARVVGAGPSAGTFPGTQVIHSGHFMVSSPHSDSAPRRRRSGGSLRYDFDTVNRTWCQTYRYGPLSSGSLSIDPTLTRLFDCMSLAYSGKIVSPKWKSFKGLRLLWRDKIRLNNAIWRAWFIQYVEKRKSPVCGFVTPLEGSEADSHRKPEAIVLEGCYWKRRIEVVIKEYHKWRIYYKKRGQICQAKLEKWSNQMHQEPEAAPVEAHMFDLDCLLSDISDTLFTMTQKPCPWAGDRQDTYTSNADIIQPGLTPLQPNLDDFMDIPDIFMNYRGQPTEQTGFADCGYFECPSSTEFAPVPSPVVTTPQLLIDNQLAQPNLSSDNLSQPSSSNTRPDQTRPHQGCGEYQTSSIISGAMPYGPQSYSDPPVSIAYTSSIEQLASSSVPFLYPLPCHKFGYYTTTSVTPTVITHTASTMGAQGSVHQAHGYTHTGDTYPLTPCHSLSYPAAVSDPVHVALPSVTAAHCFSVPEQVAVTGVRGKHKQKTGGVRTAGPPVAPSGPPSTAPTPTSCLAKLLSSSARERKPSLGFDTTLVAAKGQRSSSPSNPQSSSSTHVGGASSQHHHGAVWPAGIPVLTPLHSQSATLGHSGPHASTSRGSAVSALLTQGSTHTGTTLLVPKTEKLSPVQLYGTDRSSLTVNFPGHPGQTSPPNPIDKVSNLESSHSGFSVLGKIESSKQTETRRITHISAEQKRRFNIKLGFDTLHNLVTTLSSQPSIKISKATTLQKTAEYISKMQQERAQLHDEAQRLREEIQLLNSAINVCQQQLPATGVPITRQRFDHMRQKFREYVQAQTLQNWKFWIFSIIIEPLFESYNGMVSTASMEDLCRSTLSWLDQHCSLPALRPMVLSSLRLLSTTTAILTDPSVLPEQATLAVTQGNPPAAVLDHSLQPAARDNTHPM, encoded by the exons ATGGCGGGCAAAGACAGAGTTTGTTCAGCCGGACGCAGCGAGCTGCACGACTCCTCGGACTCGGACTCGGAGGCGGAGGGGGAACCCGCTCGGGTGGTCGGCGCCGGGCCGTCCGCCGGCACCTTCCCCGGCACACAGGTCATCCACAGCGGACACTTCATGGTGTCGTCGCCCCACAGCGACTCCGCGCCGCGCAGGAGGAGAAGCGGAGGCTCCCTCAGATATGACTTTGACACGGTGAACAGGACGTGGTGCCAGACGTACCGGTACGGGCCGCTCAGCTCCGGGAGCCTGAGCATCGACCCCACTCTGACCCGCCTGTTTGACTGCATGTCCCTGGCCTACAG CGGTAAGATAGTCTCTCCGAAGTGGAAGTCTTTCAAGGGCCTGCGGTTACTGTGGAGGGATAAGATCCGGCTGAACAATGCGATCTGGAGAGCCTGGTTCATTCAAT AtgtggagaagaggaagagccCAGTGTGTGGGTTCGTCACACCGCTGGAGGGCTCGGAGGCagattcacacagaaagcctgAA GCGATCGTGTTAGAGGGATGCTACTGGAAGCGCAGGATTGAGGTGGTGATCAAGGAGTATCACAAATGGAGGATTTACTATAAGAAGAGG GGTCAGATCTGCCAGGCCAAGCTGGAGAAATGGTCTAATCAGATGCACCAGGAGCCTGAGGCCGCGCCGGTGGAGGCCCACATGTTTGACCTGGACTGCCTTCTCTCCGACATCTCCGACACCCTGTTCACCATGACGCAGAAGCCATGTCCCTGGGCCGGTGACCGACAAGACA cATACACAAGCAATGCTGATATAATCCAGCCAGGCCTGACTCCACTGCAGCCCAACCTGGACGATTTCATGGATATACCAG atatctTTATGAACTACCGGGGCCAGCCCACTGAGCAGACTGGTTTTGCTGACTGTGGCTATTTTGAGTGCCCATCCAGCACAGAGTTTGCTCCAGTCCCCTCCCCTGTGGTCACTACTCCTCAGCTACTCATCGACAACCAGCTGGCTCAG CCCAATCTGTCATCTGACAATTTGTCTCAGCCCTCCTCATCCAATACCCGGCCAGACCAGACCAGGCCGCACCAGGGATGCGGTGAATACCAAACATCGAGCATCATATCAGGTGCCATGCCATATGGACCCCAGTCGTACTCTGATCCACCTGTTTCTATAGCATACACCAGCAGCATCGAGCAGCTGGCCTCTTCGAGCGTTCCTTTTTTGTACCCACTACCGTGCCACAAGTTTGGTTACTACACAACGACCAGCGTGACCCCCACTGTCATCACTCACACCGCCTCCACCATGGGGGCCCAGGGCTCTGTGCACCAGGCTCACGGCTACACTCACACAGGGGACACGTACCCCCTGACTCCCTGCCACTCTCTCAGTTACCCAGCCGCTGTGTCTGACCCGGTCCACGTGGCACTGCCCTCTGTCACTGCAGCCCACTGCTTCTCCGTCCCGGAGCAGGTGGCTGTTACAGGGGTCAGAGGGAAGCACAAGCAGAAGACAGGAGGAGTGAGGACAGCTGGTCCCCCTGTGGCTCCGTCTGGCCCCCCGTCCACTGCACCCACACCCACTAGCTGCCTGGCTAAGCTGCTCTCCTCCAGCGCCCGTGAAC GGAAGCCATCACTAGGATTTGATACTACTCTAGTGGCagccaaaggtcagaggtcatcgTCTCCCAGCAACCCG CAGTCAAGCAGCAGTACGCATGTTGGAGGAGCTTCATCGCAGCATCACCATGGAGCTGTCTGGCCTGCAGGGATCCCGGTGTTGACACCTCTGCACAGCCAGAGTGCCACCCTGggtcacagtggaccacacgCCAGCACCTCCAGAGGCTCAGCGGTGTCTGCCCTGCTCACCCAAGGCTCCACGCACACGGGCACGACCCTTCTCGTTCCCAAGACGGAGAAACTATCTCCGGTCCAGCTCTACGGCACGGACAGGAGCAGCTTAACAG TTAATTTTCCAGGACATCCAGGCCAAACATCACCACCAAACCCCATAGATAAAGTCTCCAACCTTGAGTCCTCACACTCAGGCTTCTCAGTACTCGGAAAGATAGAATCAAGTAAG CAAACAGAGACCAGGAGGATAACTCATATCTCTGCAGAGCAGAAGAGGCGTTTCAACATCAAACTGGGCTTTGACACTTTACATAATCTTGTGACAACACTCAGCTCTCAGCCGAGCATAAAG ATCAGTAAAGCCACCACACTGCAGAAGACGGCTGAGTACATCAGTAAGATGCAGCAGGAGCGAGCTCAGCTGCATGACGAGGCTCAGAGGCTCAGAGAGGAGATCCAGCTCCTCAACTCTGCCATCAA TGTGTGCCAGCAGCAGCTACCAGCCACCGGTGTGCCCATCACACGGCAGCGCTTCGACCACATGAGGCAGAAGTTCAGAGAGTACGTCCAGGCGCAGACGCTGCAGAACTGGAAGTTCTGGATC TTCAGTATCATCATCGAGCCGCTGTTTGAGTCCTATAATGGAATGGTGTCCACTGCCAGTATGGAGGACCTGTGTCGATCCACTCTGTCCTGGCTGGACCAACACTGCTCCCTGCCTGCGCTCAGACCCA TGGTTCTGAGTTCACTCCGTCTCCTGAGTACCACCACAGCCATCCTGACAGACCCCAGCGTACTGCCGGAGCAGGCCACCCTCGCCGTCACCCAGGGCAACCCCCCCGCCGCTGTCCTGGACCACTCCTTACAGCCCGCCGCTCGGGACAACACACACCCCATGTGA
- the mlxipl gene encoding carbohydrate-responsive element-binding protein isoform X4: MAGKDRVCSAGRSELHDSSDSDSEAEGEPARVVGAGPSAGTFPGTQVIHSGHFMVSSPHSDSAPRRRRSGGSLRYDFDTVNRTWCQTYRYGPLSSGSLSIDPTLTRLFDCMSLAYSGKIVSPKWKSFKGLRLLWRDKIRLNNAIWRAWFIQYVEKRKSPVCGFVTPLEGSEADSHRKPEAIVLEGCYWKRRIEVVIKEYHKWRIYYKKRGQICQAKLEKWSNQMHQEPEAAPVEAHMFDLDCLLSDISDTLFTMTQKPCPWAGDRQDTYTSNADIIQPGLTPLQPNLDDFMDIPDIFMNYRGQPTEQTGFADCGYFECPSSTEFAPVPSPVVTTPQLLIDNQLAQPNLSSDNLSQPSSSNTRPDQTRPHQGCGEYQTSSIISGAMPYGPQSYSDPPVSIAYTSSIEQLASSSVPFLYPLPCHKFGYYTTTSVTPTVITHTASTMGAQGSVHQAHGYTHTGDTYPLTPCHSLSYPAAVSDPVHVALPSVTAAHCFSVPEQVAVTGVRGKHKQKTGGVRTAGPPVAPSGPPSTAPTPTSCLAKLLSSSARERKPSLGFDTTLVAAKGQRSSSPSNPSSSSTHVGGASSQHHHGAVWPAGIPVLTPLHSQSATLGHSGPHASTSRGSAVSALLTQGSTHTGTTLLVPKTEKLSPVQLYGTDRSSLTVNFPGHPGQTSPPNPIDKVSNLESSHSGFSVLGKIESSKQTETRRITHISAEQKRRFNIKLGFDTLHNLVTTLSSQPSIKISKATTLQKTAEYISKMQQERAQLHDEAQRLREEIQLLNSAINVCQQQLPATGVPITRQRFDHMRQKFREYVQAQTLQNWKFWIFSIIIEPLFESYNGMVSTASMEDLCRSTLSWLDQHCSLPALRPMVLSSLRLLSTTTAILTDPSVLPEQATLAVTQGNPPAAVLDHSLQPAARDNTHPM; the protein is encoded by the exons ATGGCGGGCAAAGACAGAGTTTGTTCAGCCGGACGCAGCGAGCTGCACGACTCCTCGGACTCGGACTCGGAGGCGGAGGGGGAACCCGCTCGGGTGGTCGGCGCCGGGCCGTCCGCCGGCACCTTCCCCGGCACACAGGTCATCCACAGCGGACACTTCATGGTGTCGTCGCCCCACAGCGACTCCGCGCCGCGCAGGAGGAGAAGCGGAGGCTCCCTCAGATATGACTTTGACACGGTGAACAGGACGTGGTGCCAGACGTACCGGTACGGGCCGCTCAGCTCCGGGAGCCTGAGCATCGACCCCACTCTGACCCGCCTGTTTGACTGCATGTCCCTGGCCTACAG CGGTAAGATAGTCTCTCCGAAGTGGAAGTCTTTCAAGGGCCTGCGGTTACTGTGGAGGGATAAGATCCGGCTGAACAATGCGATCTGGAGAGCCTGGTTCATTCAAT AtgtggagaagaggaagagccCAGTGTGTGGGTTCGTCACACCGCTGGAGGGCTCGGAGGCagattcacacagaaagcctgAA GCGATCGTGTTAGAGGGATGCTACTGGAAGCGCAGGATTGAGGTGGTGATCAAGGAGTATCACAAATGGAGGATTTACTATAAGAAGAGG GGTCAGATCTGCCAGGCCAAGCTGGAGAAATGGTCTAATCAGATGCACCAGGAGCCTGAGGCCGCGCCGGTGGAGGCCCACATGTTTGACCTGGACTGCCTTCTCTCCGACATCTCCGACACCCTGTTCACCATGACGCAGAAGCCATGTCCCTGGGCCGGTGACCGACAAGACA cATACACAAGCAATGCTGATATAATCCAGCCAGGCCTGACTCCACTGCAGCCCAACCTGGACGATTTCATGGATATACCAG atatctTTATGAACTACCGGGGCCAGCCCACTGAGCAGACTGGTTTTGCTGACTGTGGCTATTTTGAGTGCCCATCCAGCACAGAGTTTGCTCCAGTCCCCTCCCCTGTGGTCACTACTCCTCAGCTACTCATCGACAACCAGCTGGCTCAG CCCAATCTGTCATCTGACAATTTGTCTCAGCCCTCCTCATCCAATACCCGGCCAGACCAGACCAGGCCGCACCAGGGATGCGGTGAATACCAAACATCGAGCATCATATCAGGTGCCATGCCATATGGACCCCAGTCGTACTCTGATCCACCTGTTTCTATAGCATACACCAGCAGCATCGAGCAGCTGGCCTCTTCGAGCGTTCCTTTTTTGTACCCACTACCGTGCCACAAGTTTGGTTACTACACAACGACCAGCGTGACCCCCACTGTCATCACTCACACCGCCTCCACCATGGGGGCCCAGGGCTCTGTGCACCAGGCTCACGGCTACACTCACACAGGGGACACGTACCCCCTGACTCCCTGCCACTCTCTCAGTTACCCAGCCGCTGTGTCTGACCCGGTCCACGTGGCACTGCCCTCTGTCACTGCAGCCCACTGCTTCTCCGTCCCGGAGCAGGTGGCTGTTACAGGGGTCAGAGGGAAGCACAAGCAGAAGACAGGAGGAGTGAGGACAGCTGGTCCCCCTGTGGCTCCGTCTGGCCCCCCGTCCACTGCACCCACACCCACTAGCTGCCTGGCTAAGCTGCTCTCCTCCAGCGCCCGTGAAC GGAAGCCATCACTAGGATTTGATACTACTCTAGTGGCagccaaaggtcagaggtcatcgTCTCCCAGCAACCCG TCAAGCAGCAGTACGCATGTTGGAGGAGCTTCATCGCAGCATCACCATGGAGCTGTCTGGCCTGCAGGGATCCCGGTGTTGACACCTCTGCACAGCCAGAGTGCCACCCTGggtcacagtggaccacacgCCAGCACCTCCAGAGGCTCAGCGGTGTCTGCCCTGCTCACCCAAGGCTCCACGCACACGGGCACGACCCTTCTCGTTCCCAAGACGGAGAAACTATCTCCGGTCCAGCTCTACGGCACGGACAGGAGCAGCTTAACAG TTAATTTTCCAGGACATCCAGGCCAAACATCACCACCAAACCCCATAGATAAAGTCTCCAACCTTGAGTCCTCACACTCAGGCTTCTCAGTACTCGGAAAGATAGAATCAAGTAAG CAAACAGAGACCAGGAGGATAACTCATATCTCTGCAGAGCAGAAGAGGCGTTTCAACATCAAACTGGGCTTTGACACTTTACATAATCTTGTGACAACACTCAGCTCTCAGCCGAGCATAAAG ATCAGTAAAGCCACCACACTGCAGAAGACGGCTGAGTACATCAGTAAGATGCAGCAGGAGCGAGCTCAGCTGCATGACGAGGCTCAGAGGCTCAGAGAGGAGATCCAGCTCCTCAACTCTGCCATCAA TGTGTGCCAGCAGCAGCTACCAGCCACCGGTGTGCCCATCACACGGCAGCGCTTCGACCACATGAGGCAGAAGTTCAGAGAGTACGTCCAGGCGCAGACGCTGCAGAACTGGAAGTTCTGGATC TTCAGTATCATCATCGAGCCGCTGTTTGAGTCCTATAATGGAATGGTGTCCACTGCCAGTATGGAGGACCTGTGTCGATCCACTCTGTCCTGGCTGGACCAACACTGCTCCCTGCCTGCGCTCAGACCCA TGGTTCTGAGTTCACTCCGTCTCCTGAGTACCACCACAGCCATCCTGACAGACCCCAGCGTACTGCCGGAGCAGGCCACCCTCGCCGTCACCCAGGGCAACCCCCCCGCCGCTGTCCTGGACCACTCCTTACAGCCCGCCGCTCGGGACAACACACACCCCATGTGA
- the mlxipl gene encoding carbohydrate-responsive element-binding protein isoform X2, whose translation MAGKDRVCSAGRSELHDSSDSDSEAEGEPARVVGAGPSAGTFPGTQVIHSGHFMVSSPHSDSAPRRRRSGGSLRYDFDTVNRTWCQTYRYGPLSSGSLSIDPTLTRLFDCMSLAYSGKIVSPKWKSFKGLRLLWRDKIRLNNAIWRAWFIQYVEKRKSPVCGFVTPLEGSEADSHRKPEAIVLEGCYWKRRIEVVIKEYHKWRIYYKKRLQKKKDDILSMLQEGQICQAKLEKWSNQMHQEPEAAPVEAHMFDLDCLLSDISDTLFTMTQKPCPWAGDRQDTYTSNADIIQPGLTPLQPNLDDFMDIPDIFMNYRGQPTEQTGFADCGYFECPSSTEFAPVPSPVVTTPQLLIDNQLAQPNLSSDNLSQPSSSNTRPDQTRPHQGCGEYQTSSIISGAMPYGPQSYSDPPVSIAYTSSIEQLASSSVPFLYPLPCHKFGYYTTTSVTPTVITHTASTMGAQGSVHQAHGYTHTGDTYPLTPCHSLSYPAAVSDPVHVALPSVTAAHCFSVPEQVAVTGVRGKHKQKTGGVRTAGPPVAPSGPPSTAPTPTSCLAKLLSSSARERKPSLGFDTTLVAAKGQRSSSPSNPSSSSTHVGGASSQHHHGAVWPAGIPVLTPLHSQSATLGHSGPHASTSRGSAVSALLTQGSTHTGTTLLVPKTEKLSPVQLYGTDRSSLTVNFPGHPGQTSPPNPIDKVSNLESSHSGFSVLGKIESSKQTETRRITHISAEQKRRFNIKLGFDTLHNLVTTLSSQPSIKISKATTLQKTAEYISKMQQERAQLHDEAQRLREEIQLLNSAINVCQQQLPATGVPITRQRFDHMRQKFREYVQAQTLQNWKFWIFSIIIEPLFESYNGMVSTASMEDLCRSTLSWLDQHCSLPALRPMVLSSLRLLSTTTAILTDPSVLPEQATLAVTQGNPPAAVLDHSLQPAARDNTHPM comes from the exons ATGGCGGGCAAAGACAGAGTTTGTTCAGCCGGACGCAGCGAGCTGCACGACTCCTCGGACTCGGACTCGGAGGCGGAGGGGGAACCCGCTCGGGTGGTCGGCGCCGGGCCGTCCGCCGGCACCTTCCCCGGCACACAGGTCATCCACAGCGGACACTTCATGGTGTCGTCGCCCCACAGCGACTCCGCGCCGCGCAGGAGGAGAAGCGGAGGCTCCCTCAGATATGACTTTGACACGGTGAACAGGACGTGGTGCCAGACGTACCGGTACGGGCCGCTCAGCTCCGGGAGCCTGAGCATCGACCCCACTCTGACCCGCCTGTTTGACTGCATGTCCCTGGCCTACAG CGGTAAGATAGTCTCTCCGAAGTGGAAGTCTTTCAAGGGCCTGCGGTTACTGTGGAGGGATAAGATCCGGCTGAACAATGCGATCTGGAGAGCCTGGTTCATTCAAT AtgtggagaagaggaagagccCAGTGTGTGGGTTCGTCACACCGCTGGAGGGCTCGGAGGCagattcacacagaaagcctgAA GCGATCGTGTTAGAGGGATGCTACTGGAAGCGCAGGATTGAGGTGGTGATCAAGGAGTATCACAAATGGAGGATTTACTATAAGAAGAGG CTTCAGAAAAAGAAGGATGATATTCTATCAATGCTACAAGAG GGTCAGATCTGCCAGGCCAAGCTGGAGAAATGGTCTAATCAGATGCACCAGGAGCCTGAGGCCGCGCCGGTGGAGGCCCACATGTTTGACCTGGACTGCCTTCTCTCCGACATCTCCGACACCCTGTTCACCATGACGCAGAAGCCATGTCCCTGGGCCGGTGACCGACAAGACA cATACACAAGCAATGCTGATATAATCCAGCCAGGCCTGACTCCACTGCAGCCCAACCTGGACGATTTCATGGATATACCAG atatctTTATGAACTACCGGGGCCAGCCCACTGAGCAGACTGGTTTTGCTGACTGTGGCTATTTTGAGTGCCCATCCAGCACAGAGTTTGCTCCAGTCCCCTCCCCTGTGGTCACTACTCCTCAGCTACTCATCGACAACCAGCTGGCTCAG CCCAATCTGTCATCTGACAATTTGTCTCAGCCCTCCTCATCCAATACCCGGCCAGACCAGACCAGGCCGCACCAGGGATGCGGTGAATACCAAACATCGAGCATCATATCAGGTGCCATGCCATATGGACCCCAGTCGTACTCTGATCCACCTGTTTCTATAGCATACACCAGCAGCATCGAGCAGCTGGCCTCTTCGAGCGTTCCTTTTTTGTACCCACTACCGTGCCACAAGTTTGGTTACTACACAACGACCAGCGTGACCCCCACTGTCATCACTCACACCGCCTCCACCATGGGGGCCCAGGGCTCTGTGCACCAGGCTCACGGCTACACTCACACAGGGGACACGTACCCCCTGACTCCCTGCCACTCTCTCAGTTACCCAGCCGCTGTGTCTGACCCGGTCCACGTGGCACTGCCCTCTGTCACTGCAGCCCACTGCTTCTCCGTCCCGGAGCAGGTGGCTGTTACAGGGGTCAGAGGGAAGCACAAGCAGAAGACAGGAGGAGTGAGGACAGCTGGTCCCCCTGTGGCTCCGTCTGGCCCCCCGTCCACTGCACCCACACCCACTAGCTGCCTGGCTAAGCTGCTCTCCTCCAGCGCCCGTGAAC GGAAGCCATCACTAGGATTTGATACTACTCTAGTGGCagccaaaggtcagaggtcatcgTCTCCCAGCAACCCG TCAAGCAGCAGTACGCATGTTGGAGGAGCTTCATCGCAGCATCACCATGGAGCTGTCTGGCCTGCAGGGATCCCGGTGTTGACACCTCTGCACAGCCAGAGTGCCACCCTGggtcacagtggaccacacgCCAGCACCTCCAGAGGCTCAGCGGTGTCTGCCCTGCTCACCCAAGGCTCCACGCACACGGGCACGACCCTTCTCGTTCCCAAGACGGAGAAACTATCTCCGGTCCAGCTCTACGGCACGGACAGGAGCAGCTTAACAG TTAATTTTCCAGGACATCCAGGCCAAACATCACCACCAAACCCCATAGATAAAGTCTCCAACCTTGAGTCCTCACACTCAGGCTTCTCAGTACTCGGAAAGATAGAATCAAGTAAG CAAACAGAGACCAGGAGGATAACTCATATCTCTGCAGAGCAGAAGAGGCGTTTCAACATCAAACTGGGCTTTGACACTTTACATAATCTTGTGACAACACTCAGCTCTCAGCCGAGCATAAAG ATCAGTAAAGCCACCACACTGCAGAAGACGGCTGAGTACATCAGTAAGATGCAGCAGGAGCGAGCTCAGCTGCATGACGAGGCTCAGAGGCTCAGAGAGGAGATCCAGCTCCTCAACTCTGCCATCAA TGTGTGCCAGCAGCAGCTACCAGCCACCGGTGTGCCCATCACACGGCAGCGCTTCGACCACATGAGGCAGAAGTTCAGAGAGTACGTCCAGGCGCAGACGCTGCAGAACTGGAAGTTCTGGATC TTCAGTATCATCATCGAGCCGCTGTTTGAGTCCTATAATGGAATGGTGTCCACTGCCAGTATGGAGGACCTGTGTCGATCCACTCTGTCCTGGCTGGACCAACACTGCTCCCTGCCTGCGCTCAGACCCA TGGTTCTGAGTTCACTCCGTCTCCTGAGTACCACCACAGCCATCCTGACAGACCCCAGCGTACTGCCGGAGCAGGCCACCCTCGCCGTCACCCAGGGCAACCCCCCCGCCGCTGTCCTGGACCACTCCTTACAGCCCGCCGCTCGGGACAACACACACCCCATGTGA